In a genomic window of Flavobacterium lipolyticum:
- a CDS encoding MBL fold metallo-hydrolase, protein MEIENEDLVYIKRNLAIEPLVDNWYAWPHLISPATAAMNIKDRHLKIMSSYVQNPMIHAAAVKTPKMLGGPFIDYDGKRVDEIKGLIDNTKEQCADLLAFREDVFALNDMLKKEAKGYALTELYNKVPESLQGLVELVYDINNNPSFRFFESLLYETEFYKESLQSFNLFLVHDDDSRSFVLSTPKLPGEDILRVNLPFKSEKIDLLFEMEDHPKTFKEISEIFEIEPEDIPLFKSFFTKEKAKKYERYTGDGVLTRYFGHACILTETKSTTILADPLVSYGYESDISRYSYDDLPESIDYVLVTHNHQDHILFETLLRLRRKIKNIIVPKSNGGFLQDPNLKLMFERIGFKNIIELGEMETIHFDDCSITGLPFVGEHCDLDVRSKLCHHVAYKDGLKVLFAADSCNVSPKLYERIHKVMGDIDIIFLGMECEGAPLTWLYGPLMPENLARDKDESRRLAGCNFEQAKALVDVFKPSEVFVYAMGMEPWLKYISSIKYTDESIPIVESNKLLEYCIANNIEPERLYGEKIVEYKRDLVLY, encoded by the coding sequence ATGGAAATAGAAAACGAAGATCTTGTATATATCAAGCGTAATTTAGCAATTGAGCCTTTAGTAGACAACTGGTACGCCTGGCCTCACCTGATATCACCTGCAACTGCTGCAATGAATATTAAAGACAGACATTTGAAAATTATGTCATCCTATGTTCAAAATCCTATGATCCATGCTGCAGCAGTAAAAACACCTAAAATGTTAGGAGGCCCTTTTATTGACTATGATGGGAAAAGAGTTGATGAAATCAAAGGACTGATTGATAATACCAAAGAGCAGTGCGCTGATCTTTTAGCATTTAGAGAAGATGTATTTGCCCTTAACGACATGCTAAAAAAAGAAGCTAAAGGATATGCTCTGACTGAATTATACAACAAAGTACCGGAAAGCCTGCAAGGACTTGTAGAATTAGTGTATGATATTAATAACAATCCATCGTTCCGTTTTTTTGAATCCTTATTGTACGAAACGGAATTTTACAAAGAATCACTTCAAAGTTTCAATTTGTTTTTAGTACATGATGATGATTCAAGATCCTTTGTGCTTAGTACGCCAAAACTGCCGGGAGAGGATATTTTACGAGTAAACTTACCTTTTAAAAGTGAAAAAATTGATCTGTTGTTTGAGATGGAAGATCATCCGAAAACATTTAAAGAAATCTCAGAAATATTTGAGATCGAACCGGAAGACATTCCTTTATTTAAATCTTTTTTTACAAAAGAAAAGGCTAAAAAATACGAACGATATACAGGAGATGGTGTACTGACAAGATATTTTGGACATGCCTGTATTCTTACGGAAACCAAAAGCACAACAATATTGGCAGATCCTTTAGTGAGTTATGGTTATGAGTCAGATATATCAAGATACTCTTATGACGATTTACCAGAATCTATAGATTATGTACTGGTAACACACAATCATCAGGATCATATTCTTTTTGAAACATTATTACGACTAAGACGCAAGATCAAAAACATCATCGTTCCTAAAAGCAACGGAGGTTTTCTTCAGGATCCAAATCTAAAATTAATGTTTGAAAGAATTGGATTCAAAAACATTATCGAACTGGGAGAGATGGAAACCATTCATTTTGATGATTGCTCTATAACAGGATTACCGTTTGTAGGGGAACATTGTGATCTGGATGTGAGAAGTAAATTATGCCACCACGTAGCGTATAAAGACGGGTTAAAAGTTCTGTTTGCCGCAGATTCTTGTAATGTATCTCCAAAATTATACGAACGCATTCATAAAGTAATGGGTGATATAGATATTATTTTCTTAGGAATGGAATGCGAAGGAGCACCACTAACCTGGTTATACGGTCCTTTAATGCCCGAAAACTTAGCCAGGGATAAAGACGAATCCAGACGATTGGCCGGATGTAATTTTGAACAGGCTAAAGCTCTCGTGGATGTTTTCAAACCTAGTGAAGTCTTTGTATATGCGATGGGAATGGAACCGTGGTTAAAATACATTAGCTCCATCAAATACACAGATGAATCTATTCCAATTGTAGAGTCAAACAAACTTTTAGAGTATTGTATCGCCAATAATATTGAGCCGGAAAGACTTTACGGAGAGAAAATCGTAGAATATAAAAGAGATCTTGTTCTGTACTAG